From the genome of Pseudomonas yamanorum, one region includes:
- a CDS encoding TonB-dependent receptor plug domain-containing protein, whose protein sequence is MGSNKQHLLYTAILSANLLTAVGFSPVAAAETATADVPKLDTVIVTGTRAQERTASASLSPIDVISGDTLRSTGSDELGAVLARLIPSINFPRPSLVDGAELVRPAQLRGLSPDQVLVLVNGKRRHTSAFVNLGGAVGRGSAPADLNAIPLSAVDHIEVLRDGASARYGSDAIAGVINVILKHDDHGGSITSKFGEYKKGDGIQRNLSGNTGVALGDNGFINISAEGADNDYTNRAGKDLRPGSVGSTTYGQRVFRQGEPATDQGKLFLNSEYSFSDAAEFYAFGGYSKTRGETAAFYRASNASNNIPALNPNGYLPLIRGDVEDTSLAVGLRGLLAYDWHYDVSVNYGKNQYQIGTETINTSLGLATPRKFDNGTLVNDQKQLSLDLSREFSLGWLPYPVSVAFGGEYLDQGYQIKAGDPASYYQTGSSGLGGFRDSDAGTSTRHNWAQYLDLETNFTEKLSASAAVRHEDYSDFGSNVSGSLSARYDFTPQVALRGSVSNGFRAPSLAQQNFAYTSSQLIGNTIQEAGTFPANSQVARLLGAEDLKAEKSRNYSLGLVLEPTDNLTVTADVYRIDISDRISLSSNLDLSKNPAALAYLQANGVGNINYTTVRYFTNATDTTTNGVDLVANYRYQLDNGVRWNSTVGYNYNHTKVTDVKANPSVLDSLGASLVRVDRRERIGLLGDTTPQHKLSLGNDLSFGNWALHSNLVRYGSFTSYQADPANDQSFKAAWLLDLSADYKLKNWTFTVGGDNVTDKYPEKLNAYASSGGNLAYSTFSPYGYSGAFYYGKVAYNW, encoded by the coding sequence ATGGGGAGCAACAAGCAGCACCTGCTGTACACGGCGATTTTGTCGGCTAATTTGCTGACCGCTGTGGGATTCAGTCCAGTGGCAGCCGCTGAAACGGCCACTGCCGATGTACCCAAACTCGACACAGTCATCGTGACCGGCACCCGCGCCCAAGAGCGCACCGCCAGTGCTTCACTGTCCCCCATCGATGTGATTTCAGGCGACACCTTGCGCAGCACCGGCTCAGATGAATTGGGCGCGGTACTTGCTCGTTTGATCCCGTCCATCAACTTTCCACGTCCGAGCCTGGTAGACGGCGCCGAACTGGTACGCCCGGCGCAGTTGCGCGGCCTTTCGCCGGACCAGGTATTGGTGCTGGTCAATGGCAAGCGCCGCCACACCAGCGCCTTCGTCAACCTCGGGGGCGCAGTGGGGCGCGGCTCGGCACCGGCGGATTTGAATGCCATCCCGTTGTCGGCGGTGGATCACATCGAAGTGCTGCGTGATGGCGCATCGGCCCGTTACGGCTCCGATGCGATTGCCGGGGTGATCAACGTGATCCTCAAGCATGACGACCACGGCGGCTCGATCACCAGCAAGTTCGGTGAGTACAAGAAGGGCGACGGTATCCAGCGCAATCTCAGCGGCAACACCGGTGTTGCGCTGGGCGATAACGGGTTTATCAACATCTCTGCCGAAGGCGCCGACAACGATTACACCAACCGCGCCGGCAAGGACCTGCGTCCGGGCAGCGTTGGTTCGACGACCTACGGCCAGCGGGTGTTCCGCCAGGGCGAGCCGGCCACCGACCAGGGCAAGCTGTTTCTCAACTCGGAATATTCCTTCAGCGATGCGGCCGAGTTCTATGCGTTTGGCGGCTACAGCAAGACCCGCGGCGAGACGGCGGCGTTCTACCGGGCCAGCAACGCGAGTAACAACATTCCAGCGCTCAACCCCAACGGCTACTTGCCGCTGATTCGCGGCGACGTGGAAGACACGTCCCTGGCGGTCGGTCTGCGCGGCCTGTTGGCCTATGACTGGCACTACGACGTGTCGGTGAACTACGGCAAGAACCAGTACCAGATCGGCACCGAAACCATAAACACTTCGCTGGGCCTGGCGACGCCGCGCAAGTTCGACAACGGCACCCTGGTCAATGACCAGAAGCAACTCAGCCTGGACCTGTCGCGGGAATTCAGCCTGGGCTGGTTGCCGTATCCGGTGTCGGTAGCGTTTGGTGGCGAATACCTGGACCAGGGTTATCAGATCAAGGCGGGTGACCCGGCGTCCTACTACCAGACCGGCAGTTCGGGCCTGGGTGGCTTCCGTGATTCCGACGCCGGCACCAGCACGCGCCATAACTGGGCGCAGTACCTGGACCTGGAAACCAACTTCACCGAAAAACTCAGCGCCTCGGCTGCCGTGCGTCATGAGGACTACAGTGATTTTGGTTCCAACGTCAGCGGCTCGCTCTCGGCGCGCTACGACTTCACCCCGCAAGTGGCGTTGCGCGGCAGTGTTTCCAACGGCTTCCGCGCGCCGTCCCTGGCGCAGCAGAACTTCGCCTACACCTCGTCGCAGCTGATCGGCAACACCATCCAGGAAGCCGGTACGTTCCCGGCCAACAGCCAGGTGGCGCGCCTGCTCGGTGCGGAGGACCTGAAAGCCGAGAAGTCCCGCAACTACAGCCTCGGCCTGGTGCTGGAGCCGACCGACAACCTGACCGTGACCGCCGACGTCTACCGTATCGACATCAGCGACCGCATCAGCCTGTCCTCCAACCTGGACCTGAGCAAAAACCCGGCTGCGCTGGCGTACCTGCAGGCCAACGGCGTCGGCAACATCAACTACACCACCGTGCGTTACTTCACCAACGCCACCGACACCACCACCAATGGCGTCGACCTGGTGGCCAACTATCGCTACCAGCTGGATAACGGTGTGCGCTGGAACAGCACCGTGGGCTACAACTACAACCACACCAAGGTCACCGACGTAAAAGCCAACCCGTCTGTACTGGATAGCCTGGGTGCGAGCCTGGTCCGGGTGGATCGTCGCGAACGCATCGGCCTGTTGGGCGACACCACACCCCAGCACAAGTTGAGCCTGGGTAACGACCTGAGCTTCGGCAATTGGGCGCTGCACAGTAATTTGGTGCGCTATGGTTCATTTACCAGCTACCAGGCCGACCCGGCCAACGACCAGAGCTTCAAGGCCGCCTGGCTGTTGGACCTGTCAGCCGACTACAAGCTGAAAAACTGGACCTTCACCGTTGGCGGCGACAACGTCACCGACAAGTACCCGGAAAAACTCAATGCCTACGCTAGCAGTGGTGGCAATTTGGCCTATAGCACTTTTTCGCCGTACGGTTACAGCGGCGCGTTCTATTACGGTAAAGTTGCTTACAACTGGTAA
- the glpT gene encoding glycerol-3-phosphate transporter, translating into MFAFFRPAAHQAPLPEEKIDSTYRRLRWQIFAGIFFGYAGYYLLRKNFSLAMPYLIDEGYTRGQLGLAMSAIAIAYGLSKFLMGLVSDRSNPRYFLPFGLLVSAGVMFIFGFAPWATSSVTMMFILLFINGWAQGMGWPPSGRTMVHWWSQKERGGVVSVWNVAHNVGGGLIGPLFLLGMAWFNDWHAAFYVPATVALLVAAFAFITMRDTPQSVGLPPIEQYKNDYPEGYDASHEDEFSAKEIFVKYVLRNKMLWYIAFANVFVYLLRYGVLDWAPTYLKEAKHFDVDKTSWAYFFYEWAGIPGTLLCGWMSDKIFRGNRGLTGIVFMGLVTVATLVYWLNPPGNPMVDMIALFSIGFLIYGPVMLIGLQALELAPKKAAGTAAGFTGLFGYLGGSVAASAAMGYTVDHFGWDGGFVLLIGACLLAIAFLIPTLWHTNSVSTAR; encoded by the coding sequence ATGTTTGCTTTCTTCCGCCCTGCCGCACACCAGGCGCCCCTGCCTGAAGAAAAAATAGACAGCACGTACCGACGCCTGCGCTGGCAGATCTTCGCCGGTATTTTCTTCGGTTACGCCGGGTACTACCTGCTGCGCAAGAACTTCTCCCTGGCCATGCCGTACCTGATCGACGAGGGTTACACCCGTGGCCAGTTGGGCCTGGCGATGTCGGCGATTGCAATTGCCTACGGCCTGTCCAAGTTCCTCATGGGCCTGGTGTCCGACCGCTCCAACCCGCGCTACTTCCTGCCCTTCGGCCTCCTGGTGTCCGCCGGGGTGATGTTCATTTTCGGTTTCGCACCTTGGGCTACGTCCAGCGTGACCATGATGTTCATTTTGCTGTTCATCAACGGTTGGGCCCAGGGCATGGGCTGGCCGCCAAGTGGGCGGACGATGGTGCACTGGTGGTCGCAGAAGGAACGCGGCGGCGTGGTTTCCGTATGGAACGTGGCGCATAACGTCGGCGGCGGCTTGATCGGCCCGCTGTTCCTGCTGGGCATGGCGTGGTTCAACGACTGGCACGCGGCGTTCTACGTCCCGGCCACCGTGGCCCTGCTGGTGGCGGCATTTGCCTTCATCACCATGCGCGACACCCCGCAATCGGTGGGCCTGCCACCGATCGAGCAATACAAGAACGATTACCCGGAAGGCTACGACGCCAGCCACGAAGACGAATTCAGCGCCAAGGAAATCTTCGTCAAGTACGTGCTGCGCAACAAAATGCTCTGGTACATCGCCTTCGCCAACGTCTTCGTCTACCTGCTGCGCTACGGCGTACTGGACTGGGCCCCGACGTACCTCAAGGAAGCCAAGCACTTCGACGTGGATAAAACCTCGTGGGCGTACTTCTTCTACGAATGGGCAGGCATTCCGGGCACACTGCTGTGCGGCTGGATGTCGGACAAGATCTTCCGTGGCAACCGTGGCCTGACGGGCATTGTGTTCATGGGCTTGGTGACCGTCGCGACCCTGGTTTACTGGCTCAACCCGCCGGGCAACCCGATGGTCGACATGATCGCGCTGTTCTCCATCGGCTTCCTGATCTACGGCCCGGTGATGCTGATCGGCCTGCAGGCGCTGGAGCTGGCACCGAAGAAAGCCGCCGGTACTGCAGCGGGCTTCACGGGCCTGTTCGGTTACCTGGGTGGTTCGGTGGCAGCGAGTGCAGCCATGGGCTACACCGTTGACCATTTCGGCTGGGACGGTGGTTTTGTGCTGCTGATCGGCGCGTGCCTGTTGGCGATTGCGTTCCTGATCCCCACCTTGTGGCACACCAATAGCGTCAGTACCGCACGTTAA
- a CDS encoding gamma-glutamylcyclotransferase: protein MTAIESDLLQLAYPPRLDLGPQLTHEQLMSSMQATMALHKGGPVWLFAYGSLIWRPECSSTQRMRARVHGYHRGLYLWSHEHRGTPETPGLVFGLDRGGSCSGFAYRLPEDQLEASLYALWQREMPYPSYRPHWLTCRLEDGSQVQALGFVLERHLPSYAGNLPDIVLNHVLQSACGRYGTTRDYVEQTVNALRSHAMPDKNLEARLKRCSKGCSDD from the coding sequence ATGACCGCCATTGAATCTGATCTTTTGCAATTGGCTTACCCTCCGCGGCTCGATCTGGGGCCGCAACTCACTCACGAACAGTTGATGAGCTCGATGCAAGCCACCATGGCTTTGCATAAGGGTGGGCCGGTCTGGCTATTCGCTTATGGTTCGCTGATCTGGCGGCCTGAATGTTCGTCGACACAACGGATGCGGGCACGGGTCCACGGTTATCACCGCGGCTTGTACCTGTGGTCCCATGAGCACCGGGGCACGCCGGAAACACCGGGGTTGGTGTTTGGCCTGGATCGCGGTGGCTCGTGCAGTGGGTTTGCCTACCGCTTGCCAGAAGATCAGCTGGAGGCTTCGCTTTATGCCTTGTGGCAGCGCGAGATGCCTTACCCGTCCTACCGGCCACACTGGCTCACCTGCCGTCTTGAAGATGGCAGCCAGGTGCAGGCATTGGGATTTGTACTGGAGCGGCACCTGCCCAGCTACGCCGGGAATTTGCCCGACATTGTGCTGAATCACGTGTTGCAAAGCGCTTGCGGGCGTTACGGGACCACTCGCGATTATGTCGAGCAGACCGTCAACGCCCTGCGTAGCCACGCCATGCCAGACAAGAATCTGGAGGCGCGGCTCAAGCGGTGTTCCAAAGGCTGTTCCGACGATTAA